GGAACTGGGAAAGGACGTACCGGTCGAGCAGCTTCACGGCGTCAGCGCATCACCTTGGTGGAGCGCGCCAGGGCCACGAGTCCGGCGGCGCCGAAGATGACGTTCGGGGCCCACATGGCCCAGAGCGGCGAGATCCAGAGGCGGTCGGCGAGCCGCTCGCCCCCGATGAGCGAGACGTAGTACGCCCCGAAGATGCCCAGGCTGACCCCGACCACGAGCGCGACCCCGCCGCGCGGAAACCGGACGGCGATCGGGGCGCCGAGGAGGACGAAGACGATGCACGCGGCCGGGATCGTCCCCTTCTTGTGAATCTCGACCCAGTACTGGTTGATGCGGCGAAGGCCCGTGACCTCGCGCTCGGCGTACGACTGGAACTGGTTCGCCGCATCGGAGGCGGAGTAGAAGCGGCGGGCCGCGCTCTCGGCGACCTGCGTCGTGGAATCCGGCGCGGCGCGCTCCTGCGCGGGTTCCGGCCCCATCTCGCCTCGCGCTAGCGCGCCCGGTGTCGCGGAGAGGTCGTCGCCCCGGTCGGGGAGATCGGCTTCCCAGTCGGGAACGTCGCTTTCAAGGTCGGGGATGCCATCCTTCCGGTCGGCGATGTCATCCAACCGGCCGGCCATGTAGTCGTCCAGGTCGGGGATCTCGCTCACCCCGGTACGGGTCCCGCCTGCGGGCCTGACCACGGGACCCGGCGCGTCCGCGAGGGGCTGCTCGAAGTCCAGCAGCATGGCGGTGATCGCCTGCGCGTACACGAGGCTCTCCGAACGAGCTGCGTCCGCCATCTGCGCGCCGCGATCGGCCTCCACGCGCATGTCGGCGATGTTCATCTCGCGGTCGCCGCGTATGGCTGCGGTATCGCGCTCGAGCCCGTTCGCCACGTCCGGAATCTTGAGCAGCATCCGCTCGAAGGCGATCCGCCGGAAGGCGTGCGGACGCTCGTTCATGCGTACCTGGACGACGCCGTCCTCGAGGTCGAAGTAGAGGTCCTCTCCCTGCTCCGAGAAGCCCATCTTCCCACGGGTCGCATAGATGGAGCGGCTCTCCTGGCCGTTCCGCTCATCGTAGATCGCGACATCGTGGACCACGCTCTCCTCCCGGTCGATCATGCCGGGGTGTACGTAGACATAGGACGGGAGCACCTCGTTGATCGTATGTTCCCGAAGGTTGAAGGTCGGCTTCTTCCGGCCGATCC
The Candidatus Palauibacter scopulicola genome window above contains:
- a CDS encoding LptF/LptG family permease, giving the protein MRTLTRYILRRHAGPFIFAVIGTTVLLLLDQVSKRFERLIGKDLESAVIAEVFVYSIPFILAQTLPMAVLVAVLYVFSRMEGDFEITAVKASGIPLSRVMAPLLVCAVILAGGMTWFNNTVLPQSNHHLQVLLTGIGRKKPTFNLREHTINEVLPSYVYVHPGMIDREESVVHDVAIYDERNGQESRSIYATRGKMGFSEQGEDLYFDLEDGVVQVRMNERPHAFRRIAFERMLLKIPDVANGLERDTAAIRGDREMNIADMRVEADRGAQMADAARSESLVYAQAITAMLLDFEQPLADAPGPVVRPAGGTRTGVSEIPDLDDYMAGRLDDIADRKDGIPDLESDVPDWEADLPDRGDDLSATPGALARGEMGPEPAQERAAPDSTTQVAESAARRFYSASDAANQFQSYAEREVTGLRRINQYWVEIHKKGTIPAACIVFVLLGAPIAVRFPRGGVALVVGVSLGIFGAYYVSLIGGERLADRLWISPLWAMWAPNVIFGAAGLVALARSTKVMR